The following are encoded together in the Bos javanicus breed banteng chromosome X, ARS-OSU_banteng_1.0, whole genome shotgun sequence genome:
- the LOC133242237 gene encoding LOW QUALITY PROTEIN: nudC domain-containing protein 2-like (The sequence of the model RefSeq protein was modified relative to this genomic sequence to represent the inferred CDS: deleted 1 base in 1 codon; substituted 1 base at 1 genomic stop codon), with translation MSAPFEACSGVVPCGTQWSQWYKTSKEVFTEVQAPPDTHAQDIQCGLKSKHVALAMGGHRILKXWQGKLFDSTIADEGTWTLEDRKMIHIVFTKMRRDAKNCWTYLPEYEYTAHPWVQDQMQRKLTLGRFQKENPGFDFSGAEISGNYTKGGPDFSNHEK, from the exons ATGTCAGCCCCATTTGAGGCTTGCAGTGGGGTGGTTCCATGTGGAACCCAGTGGAGCCAATGGTACAAGACCTCGAAGGAGGTGTTCACTGAAGTTCAAGCACCACCAGACACTCACGCCCAGGATATCCAGTGTGGCCTGAAGAGCAAGCATGTGGCACTGGCCATGGGTGGCCACAGGATCCTCAAG TAGTGGCAGGGCAAACTCTTTGACTCTACAATAGCTGATGAGGGAACATGGACTCTGGAGGATAGAAAAATGATCCATATTGTTTTTACAAAGATGAGGAGAGATGCAAAAAATTGTTGGACTTATCTTCCAGAATATGAATATACAGCCCACCCTTGGGTTCAAGACCAAATGCAGAGAAAACTTACATTAGGGAGATTCCAGAAAGAAAATCCTGGTTTTGACTTCAGTGGAGCAGAAATCTCAGGAAACTACACTAAGGGTGGACCAGATTTCTCGAATCATGAGAAATAA